The Planctomycetota bacterium genome includes a region encoding these proteins:
- a CDS encoding SGNH/GDSL hydrolase family protein, giving the protein MVCLLALSWTLAQEGYDYAEAMRKVAARFSGRPGVVLHLGDSITYSSAYSAWARGGRGKTADDEAVLRWMHTGRRDDADGWWLCSVDRPGNRSETAASGVRSDEFLAGGKGGLPPLREILDKYRPQAAVVMLGTNDASAGREVAAYRADMERIVRLILERHAVPILSTIPPHPHRGDLARRYNEALRELARAHRLPLIDYEREILRRRPNDWNGTLLAKDDVHPTADSGDATPSSEPTEENLRRSGYLLRGWLSVRKIAEVKSRVFDRLEKR; this is encoded by the coding sequence ATGGTCTGTCTTCTGGCGCTGTCCTGGACGCTCGCTCAGGAGGGCTACGACTACGCGGAGGCCATGCGCAAGGTCGCCGCGCGGTTCTCCGGCCGCCCGGGGGTGGTCCTCCACCTCGGCGATTCGATCACGTATTCCAGCGCCTATTCCGCCTGGGCCCGCGGCGGGCGCGGCAAGACCGCGGACGATGAGGCGGTCCTGCGCTGGATGCACACCGGGCGCCGGGACGACGCCGACGGCTGGTGGCTGTGTTCCGTGGACCGGCCGGGCAACCGGTCCGAGACCGCCGCCAGCGGCGTCCGAAGCGACGAATTCCTGGCCGGGGGCAAGGGAGGACTTCCGCCGCTCCGGGAGATCCTCGACAAATACCGCCCGCAGGCGGCCGTCGTCATGCTGGGGACCAACGACGCTTCCGCGGGCCGCGAGGTGGCGGCCTACCGCGCGGACATGGAGCGGATCGTCCGCCTCATCCTCGAGCGCCACGCCGTCCCGATCCTTTCCACGATCCCTCCCCATCCGCACCGCGGGGATCTGGCCCGGCGCTACAACGAGGCGCTTCGCGAGCTCGCCCGGGCGCATCGCCTTCCGCTCATCGACTACGAGCGCGAAATCCTGCGGCGCCGGCCGAACGACTGGAACGGGACGCTCCTGGCCAAGGACGACGTCCACCCCACCGCCGATTCCGGTGACGCGACCCCCTCGAGCGAACCGACCGAGGAGAACCTCCGCCGATCCGGGTACCTCCTCCGCGGGTGGCTCTCGGTGCGGAAGATCGCGGAAGTGAAGTCGCGCGTGTTCGACCGGCTCGAGAAGCGGTAA
- a CDS encoding SpoIIE family protein phosphatase: MAEMTAPSAPPKVVYGLEDASVAQEPCGPAILFRFSGKCSPAVVEWLRRGLREARQSVVLDLRGLEGVDGAFVEEVIRFARQAVRRKRQAALVDPSGRAAEIAERLGAGSLLPSLSSPGALEGAKSVADAVLRERAALDDLASRLEVNPLWRRIDQEACWLCPLCGTGVDAVRIWNFARPGLGALRGIRVHLVEECAAWRAGRRVPLPASVLDAFLLEINKRKASAELERRWRMSREMEALQDRVDSMQALERSVEEAKRKQLHLLPVDPAPDAVADIAVVYRPLQSVSGDFLDFYALEGDRFGAVIGDVSGHGVETAITMGMAKMALRIRTGSPGALRDLVATANRDLFTELRRSAFVTGVVAVIDRATRRMTYVRAGHPRPLLRRASGDCEELEAPGLPFGVDPGPRFSAALEEREVDLAPGDVLLLYTDGVIEAGPEAGQFGMERLKQALLEAPAEAPASAILSCVTAALDGFLAGRPAGDDVTLVCLKIR, from the coding sequence ATGGCGGAGATGACGGCTCCTTCCGCTCCGCCCAAGGTGGTTTACGGCCTGGAAGACGCCAGCGTCGCCCAGGAACCCTGCGGCCCGGCGATCCTCTTCCGTTTCTCGGGCAAGTGCTCCCCTGCCGTCGTCGAATGGCTGCGCCGCGGGCTTCGAGAGGCGCGCCAGTCGGTGGTCCTGGACCTCCGGGGCCTGGAGGGCGTGGACGGCGCCTTCGTCGAGGAAGTCATCCGCTTCGCCCGCCAGGCGGTCCGCCGCAAGCGCCAGGCGGCGCTGGTGGACCCTTCCGGCCGCGCGGCGGAGATCGCCGAACGGCTCGGCGCCGGGAGCCTGCTTCCCTCGCTGAGCAGCCCGGGGGCTCTCGAGGGGGCCAAGTCCGTCGCCGACGCCGTGCTTCGGGAGCGGGCGGCGCTGGACGACCTGGCTTCGCGCCTGGAGGTGAATCCCCTCTGGAGGCGCATCGACCAGGAGGCGTGCTGGCTGTGCCCGCTGTGCGGAACGGGAGTGGACGCGGTGCGGATCTGGAACTTCGCGCGGCCGGGGCTCGGCGCGCTGCGGGGCATCCGGGTCCATCTTGTCGAGGAATGCGCCGCCTGGCGGGCGGGGCGGCGCGTTCCTCTGCCGGCGAGCGTCCTGGACGCCTTCCTTCTCGAGATCAACAAGCGCAAGGCCTCCGCCGAGCTGGAGCGCCGGTGGCGGATGTCGCGCGAGATGGAGGCCCTCCAGGACCGCGTGGATTCCATGCAGGCGCTGGAGCGCAGCGTCGAGGAGGCCAAGCGCAAGCAGCTTCACCTTCTTCCCGTAGATCCGGCGCCGGACGCCGTGGCCGACATCGCCGTCGTCTACCGCCCGCTCCAGTCCGTCAGCGGCGATTTCCTGGATTTCTACGCGCTCGAGGGGGACCGCTTCGGCGCCGTCATCGGCGACGTGAGCGGCCACGGCGTGGAAACGGCCATCACCATGGGCATGGCGAAGATGGCGCTTCGGATCCGGACCGGATCCCCCGGCGCCCTGCGGGACCTCGTGGCGACGGCCAACCGGGACCTTTTCACGGAGCTGCGGCGCTCCGCGTTCGTGACCGGCGTCGTGGCCGTGATCGACCGCGCCACGCGGCGCATGACCTACGTGCGCGCGGGCCACCCGCGGCCGCTGCTGCGGCGCGCCTCGGGCGACTGCGAGGAGCTCGAAGCCCCGGGGTTGCCCTTCGGCGTCGATCCCGGACCGCGCTTCTCCGCGGCGCTCGAGGAGCGGGAGGTGGACCTGGCGCCCGGGGACGTGCTGCTTCTTTACACGGACGGCGTGATCGAGGCGGGCCCCGAGGCGGGCCAGTTCGGCATGGAGCGCCTCAAGCAGGCGCTCCTCGAAGCTCCGGCGGAGGCGCCGGCCTCGGCGATTCTCTCCTGCGTGACGGCCGCCCTGGACGGATTCCTGGCCGGCCGGCCCGCCGGCGACGACGTGACCCTCGTCTGCCTCAAGATCCGCTGA